In one Labrys wisconsinensis genomic region, the following are encoded:
- a CDS encoding HpcH/HpaI aldolase family protein, translated as MAEALDRFAVWLSTPHQAMMEIARDIGYRHIVLDIEHGLFDLEATDRIVALGKALGLTMHAKVLGPEAIPIQQALDMGCDSVIIPHVGDVDHARRVTLSTKYPPLGTRSFSGTRPARYNAVKPDYYERENAATRCYPMVESAAALRDIEAILALPTVDGVFVGPSDLSLDSGRGAYRNTDADKADLARIAAAAKAAGKPWIMPAWTRAERDFAGTLGADLLVVADEFGSIMTGLLDAAR; from the coding sequence ATGGCTGAGGCACTCGACAGGTTCGCCGTCTGGCTGTCCACGCCGCACCAGGCGATGATGGAGATCGCCCGCGACATCGGCTATCGCCACATCGTGCTCGACATCGAGCACGGGCTGTTCGACCTGGAGGCGACAGACCGCATCGTCGCCCTCGGCAAGGCGCTCGGCCTGACCATGCACGCCAAGGTGCTGGGGCCGGAGGCGATCCCGATCCAGCAGGCACTCGACATGGGCTGCGACAGCGTCATCATCCCGCATGTCGGCGACGTCGACCATGCCCGGCGGGTGACGCTCTCGACCAAATATCCGCCGCTCGGCACCCGCAGCTTCTCCGGCACCCGGCCGGCGCGCTACAACGCGGTCAAGCCCGACTATTACGAGCGCGAGAACGCCGCCACCCGCTGCTATCCCATGGTGGAATCGGCGGCGGCGCTGCGCGATATCGAGGCCATCCTGGCCCTGCCGACGGTCGACGGCGTCTTCGTCGGCCCGAGCGACCTGTCGCTCGACAGCGGCCGCGGCGCCTATCGCAACACCGATGCCGACAAGGCGGACCTCGCCCGCATCGCGGCGGCGGCCAAGGCCGCCGGCAAGCCCTGGATCATGCCGGCCTGGACCCGGGCCGAGCGCGATTTCGCCGGCACGCTCGGCGCCGACCTCCTGGTGGTCGCCGACGAGTTCGGCTCGATCATGACCGGCCTCCTCGACGCGGCCCGCTAA
- the hemA gene encoding 5-aminolevulinate synthase yields the protein MPRTYTAIFEEAVAALQREKRYRVFADIERIADRFPKALWHGPQGPREIVLWCSNDYLGMGCHPASIEAMAATARSLGTGAGGTRNISGTSHPLVLLERELADLHAKEAALVFTSGYISNQSGISTLAKLLPDCLILSDALNHNSMIEGVRQAGREKVIFRHNDVEHLEDLLRAAGTERCKLIVFESLYSMDGDVAPIGRICDLAERYGAMTYIDEVHAVGMYGPRGAGIAERDGEMGRLDVIEGTLGKAFGALGGYIAAAAPIVDAVRSHAPGFIFTTALPPAVAAAATASIRHLKTSSAERQAQQANAARTKAALADAGLPVAPTPTHIVPVIVGDPELCKAASDLLLAEHGIYIQPINYPTVPRGTERLRITPTPFHTDALIADLADALVAVWRKLGLPLREHALAAE from the coding sequence ATGCCCAGGACCTACACCGCGATCTTCGAAGAGGCCGTCGCCGCGCTGCAGCGCGAGAAGCGCTACCGCGTGTTCGCCGACATCGAGCGCATCGCGGACCGCTTTCCCAAGGCGCTCTGGCACGGGCCGCAGGGGCCGCGCGAGATCGTGCTGTGGTGCTCGAACGACTATCTCGGCATGGGCTGCCACCCCGCCTCGATCGAGGCGATGGCCGCCACGGCCCGCAGCCTCGGCACCGGTGCCGGCGGCACGCGCAACATTTCCGGCACCAGCCATCCCCTGGTGCTGCTGGAGCGTGAGCTCGCCGACCTGCACGCCAAGGAGGCGGCGCTCGTCTTCACCTCCGGCTACATCTCCAACCAGTCCGGCATCTCGACGCTCGCCAAGCTCCTGCCGGACTGCCTGATCCTGTCCGACGCGCTGAACCACAATTCGATGATCGAGGGCGTGCGCCAGGCCGGCCGCGAGAAGGTGATCTTCCGCCACAACGACGTGGAGCACCTGGAAGATCTCCTGCGCGCCGCCGGCACGGAGCGCTGCAAGCTGATCGTGTTCGAGAGCCTCTATTCCATGGACGGCGACGTCGCGCCGATCGGCCGGATCTGCGACCTCGCCGAACGCTACGGCGCGATGACCTATATCGACGAGGTGCACGCGGTCGGCATGTACGGCCCGCGCGGCGCCGGCATCGCCGAGCGCGACGGCGAGATGGGCCGCCTCGACGTGATCGAGGGCACGCTCGGCAAGGCCTTCGGCGCGCTGGGCGGCTATATCGCCGCAGCGGCGCCGATCGTCGATGCCGTGCGCTCGCATGCGCCGGGCTTCATCTTCACCACGGCCCTGCCCCCGGCGGTGGCCGCGGCGGCGACCGCCTCGATCCGCCACCTCAAGACTTCGAGCGCCGAGCGGCAGGCGCAGCAGGCCAATGCCGCCAGGACCAAGGCCGCGCTCGCCGATGCCGGCCTGCCGGTGGCGCCGACGCCCACGCATATCGTGCCGGTGATCGTCGGCGATCCCGAGCTGTGCAAGGCGGCCAGCGACCTCCTGCTCGCCGAGCACGGCATCTACATCCAGCCGATCAACTATCCCACCGTGCCGCGCGGCACGGAACGCCTGCGCATCACCCCGACGCCGTTCCACACCGACGCGCTGATCGCCGACCTCGCCGACGCCCTCGTGGCCGTCTGGCGCAAGCTCGGCCTGCCGCTGCGCGAGCACGCCCTGGCGGCCGAATAG
- a CDS encoding 5-guanidino-2-oxopentanoate decarboxylase, translating to MSDAISCGSRLMQLLSAYGVDTVFGMPGVHTLEAYRGLEAAGIRHVGVRHEQGAGFMADGYARMSGRPGVCLLISGPGVTNAATPIGQAYSDSVPMLVITSVAANKDLGMGRGRLHEITDQARVTEPLTAFSAVAGDPQQVREHVARAFALFEARRARPVHISIPLDVFKAPDDQPVRRRTAHRRAAPDPEAVEAAAALLAGAARPVIIAGGGSLGASAALVALAERTGAAVVPTIAGKGVIPDSHPLALEATLDRAATQALIAAADVVLCVGTELAEPDIWLDGPLPLGGPLIRIDIDPAVLARDYDAAVALEADAGLALAALVEALPERPRPGPDRAAAVAGVRAAERAALTPLERKHIRVLEALRRAVPPEGVVYSDMTQLAYTGYAFYPCETPRRWFFPAGYGTLGYALPAAIGGQIAAPGRPVMVVVGDGGFQFTLQELGTAVEQKLPIPIILWNNDSLAQIRDGMVARKIPTIGVDQHNPDFLKLAEAYGCRTAGPRSFAELEAAVTSAFAADGPTVIELREGAPFLG from the coding sequence ATGTCCGATGCGATCTCCTGCGGCAGCCGCCTGATGCAGCTGCTCAGCGCCTATGGCGTCGACACCGTGTTCGGCATGCCCGGCGTCCACACGCTCGAAGCCTATCGCGGCCTGGAGGCCGCCGGCATCCGCCATGTCGGCGTGCGCCACGAGCAGGGCGCCGGCTTCATGGCCGACGGCTATGCCCGGATGTCGGGCCGCCCCGGCGTCTGCCTGCTGATCAGCGGGCCCGGCGTCACCAACGCCGCGACCCCGATCGGCCAGGCCTATTCCGACAGCGTGCCCATGCTGGTGATCACCAGCGTCGCCGCCAACAAGGACCTCGGCATGGGGCGCGGACGCCTGCACGAGATCACCGACCAGGCGCGGGTGACCGAGCCGCTGACCGCCTTCTCCGCCGTCGCCGGCGACCCGCAGCAGGTGCGCGAACATGTGGCGCGCGCCTTCGCCCTGTTCGAGGCGCGCCGGGCGCGGCCGGTGCACATCTCCATCCCGCTCGACGTGTTCAAGGCGCCGGACGACCAGCCGGTGCGGCGGCGGACGGCGCACCGGCGCGCCGCGCCCGACCCTGAGGCCGTGGAGGCCGCCGCGGCCCTCCTCGCCGGCGCGGCGCGCCCGGTCATCATCGCCGGCGGCGGCAGCCTCGGGGCCTCGGCCGCGCTGGTCGCGCTCGCCGAGCGGACCGGCGCCGCCGTGGTGCCGACCATCGCCGGCAAGGGCGTCATTCCCGACAGCCATCCGCTGGCGCTCGAGGCGACGCTGGACCGCGCCGCGACCCAGGCGCTGATCGCCGCCGCCGACGTCGTCCTGTGCGTCGGCACGGAACTGGCCGAGCCGGACATCTGGCTCGACGGGCCGCTGCCGCTCGGCGGGCCGCTGATCCGCATCGACATCGATCCCGCCGTGCTCGCCCGCGACTATGACGCGGCCGTCGCCCTGGAGGCCGATGCCGGGCTGGCTCTCGCCGCCCTGGTCGAGGCCCTGCCCGAGCGGCCGCGCCCGGGCCCCGACCGGGCAGCCGCGGTCGCCGGCGTGCGCGCGGCGGAGCGGGCGGCGCTGACGCCGCTGGAGCGCAAGCACATCCGCGTGCTCGAGGCGCTGCGGCGGGCGGTGCCGCCGGAGGGCGTGGTCTATTCCGACATGACCCAGCTCGCCTATACCGGCTATGCCTTCTACCCCTGCGAGACGCCGCGCCGCTGGTTCTTCCCCGCCGGCTACGGCACGCTCGGCTATGCCCTCCCCGCGGCGATCGGCGGCCAGATCGCCGCGCCCGGCCGGCCGGTGATGGTGGTCGTCGGCGACGGCGGCTTCCAGTTCACGCTGCAGGAGCTCGGCACCGCGGTCGAGCAGAAGCTGCCGATCCCGATCATCCTGTGGAACAATGACAGCCTCGCCCAGATCCGCGACGGCATGGTCGCCCGCAAGATCCCGACCATCGGCGTCGACCAGCACAACCCGGACTTCCTGAAGCTCGCCGAGGCCTATGGCTGCCGCACCGCCGGCCCTCGCAGCTTTGCCGAGCTCGAGGCGGCTGTGACATCGGCCTTCGCGGCCGACGGGCCGACCGTGATCGAGCTGCGGGAGGGCGCTCCGTTCCTGGGATAG
- a CDS encoding ABC transporter ATP-binding protein, with the protein MPGEQPGAAGGRAAVELVAVSKTYEAAGAHPVVDTLSLTIRPGEFFTFLGPSGCGKTTTLRMIAGFEAPSGGKVLLDGRDVSGLPAHRRNVNTVFQSYALFPHLTVEDNVGFGLAVKRVPRAQRRERVLKALEMVRMAHAAARKPSALSGGQQQRVALARALVNEPSVLLLDEPFGALDLKLRREMQLEVKEMQRRLGITFVFVTHDQEEALTMSDRIAVMSAGRIRQVDDPVGIYERPADRFTAGFIGEMNMLAARVTAVGAGGAEIEVAGATFRLACPPGLATGAAVTLAMRPEGLLVGRADTAGGAILAGTVVDAIYVGTDRRYVVRIASGETLIVRVQNTAAGGGAILRAGEAVALTCPPGAVRLLPD; encoded by the coding sequence ATGCCCGGTGAACAGCCAGGAGCGGCGGGCGGCCGCGCCGCGGTCGAGCTCGTCGCCGTCTCCAAGACCTACGAGGCAGCCGGCGCGCATCCCGTCGTCGACACGCTCAGCCTGACGATCCGGCCGGGCGAGTTCTTCACCTTCCTCGGCCCCTCGGGCTGCGGCAAGACGACGACGCTCAGGATGATCGCCGGCTTCGAGGCGCCGAGCGGCGGCAAGGTCTTGCTGGACGGCCGCGACGTCTCCGGCCTGCCCGCCCATCGGCGCAACGTCAACACGGTGTTCCAGAGCTACGCGCTGTTCCCGCACCTGACCGTCGAGGACAATGTCGGCTTCGGCCTCGCCGTGAAGCGCGTGCCGCGGGCACAGCGCCGCGAGCGCGTGCTCAAGGCGCTCGAGATGGTGCGCATGGCCCATGCCGCCGCGCGCAAGCCGTCCGCCCTCTCCGGCGGCCAGCAGCAGCGGGTGGCGCTGGCGCGCGCCCTGGTCAACGAGCCCTCGGTGCTCCTGCTCGACGAGCCCTTCGGCGCGCTCGACCTGAAGCTGCGGCGGGAGATGCAGCTCGAGGTCAAGGAGATGCAGCGCCGCCTCGGCATCACCTTCGTCTTCGTCACCCACGACCAGGAAGAGGCCCTGACCATGTCGGACCGGATCGCCGTCATGAGCGCCGGCCGCATCCGCCAGGTCGACGACCCCGTCGGCATCTACGAGCGCCCGGCAGACCGCTTCACCGCCGGCTTCATCGGCGAGATGAACATGCTGGCCGCCCGGGTCACCGCCGTCGGGGCGGGCGGGGCCGAGATCGAGGTCGCCGGCGCGACGTTCCGCCTCGCCTGCCCTCCCGGCCTCGCGACCGGCGCCGCGGTCACGCTCGCCATGCGTCCGGAAGGGCTGCTGGTCGGCCGCGCCGACACGGCCGGCGGCGCAATCCTCGCCGGGACCGTGGTCGACGCGATCTATGTCGGCACCGACCGGCGCTATGTCGTGCGCATCGCCTCCGGCGAGACGCTGATCGTCCGCGTGCAGAACACCGCCGCCGGCGGCGGCGCGATCCTGCGCGCCGGCGAGGCGGTGGCGCTCACCTGCCCCCCGGGCGCCGTCCGGCTCCTGCCGGACTGA
- a CDS encoding RraA family protein, which yields MPITSYRIADVPAQIDAALLARFARVEAATIGHYLHDRFMRNDLRPLIEGARVAGTAVTVSIAGADSTLLYHAMDRVRPGDVLVIDRCGDERHAPWGGFMAAVAKIRGLAGVIVDGAVTDPAAIREAGVPTWARGVSPITTKLLNLGGGFNIPVACGGVAVNPGDAVLADDCGIVVLPPDQVAGITAVALADQEDEGGWLRRVAAGERLQDLVDVADMIAERRRLDEAAHG from the coding sequence ATGCCCATCACCTCCTATCGGATCGCCGACGTTCCGGCGCAGATCGACGCCGCGCTCCTGGCCCGCTTCGCCCGGGTCGAGGCGGCGACGATCGGCCACTACCTGCACGACCGCTTCATGCGCAACGACCTGCGGCCGCTGATCGAGGGCGCACGCGTCGCCGGCACGGCGGTGACGGTGTCGATCGCCGGGGCCGATTCGACGCTGCTCTACCACGCCATGGACCGGGTCCGGCCGGGCGACGTCCTGGTGATCGATCGCTGCGGCGACGAGCGGCATGCGCCCTGGGGCGGCTTCATGGCGGCGGTGGCGAAGATCCGCGGTCTCGCCGGCGTGATCGTCGACGGGGCGGTGACCGATCCGGCGGCGATCCGCGAGGCCGGCGTGCCGACCTGGGCGCGGGGAGTTTCGCCGATCACCACCAAGCTCCTCAATCTCGGCGGCGGCTTCAACATCCCGGTCGCCTGCGGCGGCGTCGCGGTCAACCCGGGCGACGCCGTGCTGGCGGACGATTGCGGCATCGTCGTGCTGCCGCCCGACCAGGTCGCCGGCATCACCGCGGTGGCGCTGGCGGACCAGGAGGACGAGGGCGGCTGGCTCCGGCGCGTCGCCGCCGGCGAGCGCCTGCAGGACCTCGTCGACGTCGCCGACATGATCGCCGAGCGCCGCCGTCTCGACGAGGCCGCCCATGGCTGA
- a CDS encoding DMT family transporter — protein sequence MVAGLGVAIMSCMDALMKLVTATYPIGQVVGLRYGFGALFAVIAFLALGGATPGWPAVRRNLWRAVVVLCTATCFFVAIARLPLAEAIALTFMAPLLMALLGRLILKEPVAPRAMVALAVGLVGVIVIARGQESGASHAFDPIGLVAALACAFFYALSMVLMRQQSAKDSTMTIVVLSNAWAMLLALPVMAVQWQPLTRAHLMVFVIAGLLGTCGHLCLAWAYSRAHAGKLGILEYSAFLWAVTFGFLFFSEIPTLWTIAGAVMIMIACLFGATGKAKVA from the coding sequence ATGGTCGCGGGCCTCGGCGTCGCCATCATGTCCTGCATGGACGCGCTGATGAAGCTGGTCACGGCGACCTATCCCATCGGTCAGGTGGTGGGCCTGCGCTATGGCTTCGGCGCGCTGTTCGCCGTCATCGCCTTCCTGGCCCTCGGCGGCGCGACGCCCGGCTGGCCGGCGGTCCGGCGCAACCTCTGGCGCGCCGTGGTCGTGCTGTGCACCGCGACCTGCTTCTTCGTCGCCATCGCCCGGCTGCCGTTGGCCGAGGCGATCGCCCTGACCTTCATGGCGCCGCTGCTGATGGCGCTCCTGGGCCGGCTGATCCTCAAGGAGCCGGTCGCCCCGCGCGCCATGGTCGCCCTCGCCGTCGGCCTGGTCGGCGTCATCGTCATCGCCCGCGGCCAGGAGAGCGGCGCCAGCCACGCCTTCGATCCCATTGGCCTCGTCGCGGCGCTCGCCTGCGCCTTCTTCTATGCCCTGTCCATGGTGCTGATGCGCCAGCAGAGCGCCAAGGATTCGACCATGACCATCGTCGTTCTGTCGAACGCCTGGGCGATGCTGCTGGCGCTGCCGGTCATGGCGGTGCAGTGGCAGCCGCTGACCCGCGCGCATCTGATGGTCTTCGTCATCGCCGGCCTGCTCGGCACCTGCGGCCATCTGTGCCTGGCCTGGGCCTATTCGCGCGCCCATGCCGGCAAGCTCGGCATCCTCGAATATTCCGCCTTCCTCTGGGCCGTGACCTTCGGCTTCCTGTTCTTTTCCGAGATCCCGACGCTGTGGACCATCGCCGGCGCCGTGATGATCATGATCGCCTGCCTGTTCGGGGCCACAGGCAAGGCGAAGGTGGCGTAG